From a region of the Corvus cornix cornix isolate S_Up_H32 chromosome 2, ASM73873v5, whole genome shotgun sequence genome:
- the CDCA7L gene encoding cell division cycle-associated 7-like protein isoform X1: MVESDLSDEERDNLLGNEKEEEEEKKKFSPKRRSFGLRVALQFPTRKSSEKKVPEQALSDLPLKDSESLTPLSKEISLKRSDKVEGSASESEEDIKETQEESSSALLKRAINIKENKAMLAQLLAELNSIPDLFPVKTPASTPSKQKKTPRRTFSEGQITRRMNPTRNARPPEKFALEKFTVSAVKFAEHIRSYRQQNLLKRLSVQGDCGVRKRRRSSKYSSDRPVEDITEEDLDNIAIAVRDKIYDKVLGSTCHQCRQKTTDTKTICRNQGCGGVRGQFCGPCLRNRYGEDVKSALLDPAWICPPCRGVCNCSYCRRRDGRCATGMLIHLAKFYGYNNVKEYLESLQKQLAEDN, encoded by the exons ATGGTGGAGTCAGACTTGAGTGATGAAGAACGCGATAATTTATTGGGTaatgagaaggaagaggaggaagagaagaagaagtTTTCCCCCAAGAGAAGAAGCTTTGGCCTTCGTGTTGCTTTACAGTTTCCCACCAGAAAGTCATCTGAGAAAAAAGTGCCTGAACAGGCTTTGTCTGACTTACCTCTAAAGGACAGTGAATCTCTCACAcctctttcaaaagaaataagcCTCAAGCGGTCAGACAAAGTAGAGGGCTCTGCTTCAGAGTCTGAAGAAGACATTAAGGAAACACAGGAGGAAAGTTCCAGTGCACTGCTTAAGAGAGccataaatataaaagaaaataaagccatg CttgcccagctgctggcagaacTGAATTCCATACCGGACCTGTTCCCAGTGAAAACACCTGCCTCGACTCCTTCA aaacagaagaaaaccccaaggAGGACTTTTTCTGAAGGCCAGATAACACGTCGAATGAACCCAACCAGAAATGCTCGTCCACCAGAAAAATTTGCCTTGGAAAAATTCACTGTGTCGGCTGTCAAATTTGCAGAACACATCCGTAGCTATAGGCAACAAAACCTCTTGAAGAGACTCAGTGTG CAGGGGGATTGTGGAGTACGCAAAAGACGGAGATCATCAAAGTATTCATCTGATCGTCCAGTAGAAGATATAACTGAGGAGGACTTGGACAACATTGCAATCGCTGTTAGAGACAAAATCTATGATAAAGTTCTA GGTAGTACTTGCCACCAGTGTCGACAAAAGACAACTGACACAAAGACAATTTGTCGCAACCAGGGCTGTGGAGGAGTAAGGGGGCAGTTCTGTGGACCATGTCTTCGAAATCGATATGGTGAAGATGTGAAGTCTGCTCTGCTTGATCCA GCCTGGATCTGTCCTCCTTGTCGCGGGGTGTGCAACTGCAGCTATTGCCGCCGGCGGGATGGGCGCTGTGCCACCGGCATGCTCATCCACCTGGCCAAGTTCTACGGCTACAACAATGTCAAGGAGTACCTGGAAAG TTTACAAAAACAACTGGCGGAGGACAATTGA
- the CDCA7L gene encoding cell division cycle-associated 7-like protein isoform X2: MVESDLSDEERDNLLGNEKEEEEEKKKFSPKRRSFGLRVALQFPTRKSSEKKVPEQALSDLPLKDSESLTPLSKEISLKRSDKVEGSASESEEDIKETQEESSSALLKRAINIKENKAMLAQLLAELNSIPDLFPVKTPASTPSKQKKTPRRTFSEGQITRRMNPTRNARPPEKFALEKFTVSAVKFAEHIRSYRQQNLLKRLSVGDCGVRKRRRSSKYSSDRPVEDITEEDLDNIAIAVRDKIYDKVLGSTCHQCRQKTTDTKTICRNQGCGGVRGQFCGPCLRNRYGEDVKSALLDPAWICPPCRGVCNCSYCRRRDGRCATGMLIHLAKFYGYNNVKEYLESLQKQLAEDN; this comes from the exons ATGGTGGAGTCAGACTTGAGTGATGAAGAACGCGATAATTTATTGGGTaatgagaaggaagaggaggaagagaagaagaagtTTTCCCCCAAGAGAAGAAGCTTTGGCCTTCGTGTTGCTTTACAGTTTCCCACCAGAAAGTCATCTGAGAAAAAAGTGCCTGAACAGGCTTTGTCTGACTTACCTCTAAAGGACAGTGAATCTCTCACAcctctttcaaaagaaataagcCTCAAGCGGTCAGACAAAGTAGAGGGCTCTGCTTCAGAGTCTGAAGAAGACATTAAGGAAACACAGGAGGAAAGTTCCAGTGCACTGCTTAAGAGAGccataaatataaaagaaaataaagccatg CttgcccagctgctggcagaacTGAATTCCATACCGGACCTGTTCCCAGTGAAAACACCTGCCTCGACTCCTTCA aaacagaagaaaaccccaaggAGGACTTTTTCTGAAGGCCAGATAACACGTCGAATGAACCCAACCAGAAATGCTCGTCCACCAGAAAAATTTGCCTTGGAAAAATTCACTGTGTCGGCTGTCAAATTTGCAGAACACATCCGTAGCTATAGGCAACAAAACCTCTTGAAGAGACTCAGTGTG GGGGATTGTGGAGTACGCAAAAGACGGAGATCATCAAAGTATTCATCTGATCGTCCAGTAGAAGATATAACTGAGGAGGACTTGGACAACATTGCAATCGCTGTTAGAGACAAAATCTATGATAAAGTTCTA GGTAGTACTTGCCACCAGTGTCGACAAAAGACAACTGACACAAAGACAATTTGTCGCAACCAGGGCTGTGGAGGAGTAAGGGGGCAGTTCTGTGGACCATGTCTTCGAAATCGATATGGTGAAGATGTGAAGTCTGCTCTGCTTGATCCA GCCTGGATCTGTCCTCCTTGTCGCGGGGTGTGCAACTGCAGCTATTGCCGCCGGCGGGATGGGCGCTGTGCCACCGGCATGCTCATCCACCTGGCCAAGTTCTACGGCTACAACAATGTCAAGGAGTACCTGGAAAG TTTACAAAAACAACTGGCGGAGGACAATTGA